From Streptomyces cyaneogriseus subsp. noncyanogenus, the proteins below share one genomic window:
- a CDS encoding amino acid adenylation domain-containing protein, protein MNLPGRIGSPSSPSTLSSLSSPAADPGTELLPLTAYQRDVWASAVLHPGDPQFNCCVTERLTGPVDRRLLVASADAVLSRHDTFRLCFDEQDGTPVQWVGTEAPTVRQLDLTGEEDPAAACSAWLEADLLRALPLREGPLVRATLLVEGPDTVVLRLTAHHLVADGWTCNRLSQEIFQEYAHRCAGAPAPAAGSVPVAAFAAEEARYRAGERFTDDLDHHRAALADTGTALFTRRAPSGARRRGIVTLPVDSALVRRVRAAGYSPFAYVTAVLGGLLTRLHGSDDVVLGIPLLNRGGWKAAPYGQLANTLPLPLRRPGARPVGELVRETRGAIRELQRHERLALGDLLTGLAADGTGGSRHLFDVTLSYLRYQRPTVIGGVRRETAMRAPGYDQSALNVYVRDFSDVPGMEIDLVYALDVFDEDLPIGSVARQLERLLAGCLDDPAAVLSAVPVTSAAEREALLALGRGPATGEREPGTLHGLFERQCARRPRALAVTDAATGHSLTYAALERRANRVARGLRAAGVGDGDRVVVALRRGPDLMAALFGVLKAGAAYVPVDPDYPAGRIKHMLDDSRAAAVVLDDAGAGAPWAAGLRHAHRVADLEAGQDGTAPVTGAGPDSLAYVIYTSGSTGRPKGVMIEHRSAVNRLTWMQRLYPVGAGDVLLQKTPVSFDVSVWELFWWAAEGARLVLLPPGGEKDPREVARAVRDHGVTVLHFVPSLLGPFLDLGAQGVSSLRYVFCSGEALPPGHVARFARTFRTGPAGPPRLVNLYGPTEAAVDVTAYDCPGDPAAAVQRVPIGRPVDNTVLYVLDAHGRPQPAGVPGELCIGGVQVARGYLGLPRLTEERFTADPFVPGGRIYRTGDIARWLADGTLEYLGRADGQVKIRGHRVETGEVAAALRELPGVRDAVVTASATGGGGDRLAAYYVAGDGDPGPDRLRAALLARLPAFMVPALWCRIERVPLTPSGKTDLRALPDPRAVAGPTGDTEPADPVQAALARIWAQVLGLERVGVHDDFYALGGDSIRLLTVRARAERQGLRFRLDDLVAAPTVAALAAVTAVGPPTGDAEPGGPRPFELVAGIDRAALGDAEDAHPLSRLQLGLIFHSRRRPGSAVYKDVFRYVLRMPWDEAAFRAVTARLTARHPALRSTFALAHVSEPLQVIHPQAADIADIVDLRGRPDAAAEAEILRYVEERRVHDYDFERGPLCFLRAYVRTGTVELVLGFHHALLDGASVANLLRDLLQDYAHVLGLGTGPVPGGPLPSPTAHVSAERAALGSPESRAYWRGVVTGASAPPLAGTRAHRPPAAGEQIVCHRELPAGLTEALRATARAQGTPVKSVLLAAHCLTLGLFTGAPEVLTGLITHGRTGEDGEQALGLFLNTVPLRLPTTGAGWFDLAREALRREREGFPHRHYPLSAIQEEHPGSPLETAFNYVHFRQLAEVLSLPDVDLLEFRTWEETNFALLVNVVHDPVDGRIGLRVDCDGQVFARDQAELLADTLVAVVRRMAEHPLEPAGFDFLAPQPVRPEPSPVNPECVTDVFLRRAARTPRAVALLHGDDAWSYARLADAARAVAHRLRAEGTRRGDRIGVAMDRGPHTIAVALGVLLAGAAVVPLDPACPPARLAAMAATARPRRIVADARHAHLVADCAPLLSPAALTAPGAPDPGADGLPGPAPLDTAYVLFTSGSTGAPKGVAMPHRALANLIRWQNRVPSGAVGGRTLHLAPLGFDVSFQEIFSTLCGGGTLVLADEDHRRDMPALLRLLDEAGVERVFLPFVALQQMAEAADALGLVPGRLRVVVSSGEQLRVTAALRRFLAALPGVLLENQYGPTESHVVARHSMTGDPARFPELPPVGLPVDGAQVLVLDARMRPVPPGVQGEIHLAGVCLAQGYEGRADLTAERFVGHPYGAPGEVLYRTGDLAVVLPDGDIVCTGRADSQVKIRGYRVEPAEVEAAMLGWAADRPGIRDVAVVPRRRAGGETALAGFLVGDQDRTDTEELRRHLRTVLPSHLVPASLSWVAALPLTPSGKRDDRALAATAPARDVRPRGPRPAPGSHEAVLADTLADLLGLPADAIGVDDDLFDLGGTSLTAMRLMVTIEQRFHVTVPLSEFIAAPTVAGLARRLRSRTAVATFDPLVPIRPAGDGRPLFMVHPMGGNVLCYVQLARHLPAGRPLYALQAAGAVPGSEPRRSVPELAADYIAALRRVQPHGPYTIGGWSFGGFVAFEMAIQLARAGEKVADLVLLDTTALASGPRARSDEKALLGWFFWELLWLGRGGASPLEKIPPELTTLGEKFDFIADFAVRTGVLPPGSPGALVRRLFRVYEANWNAALEYRPEVPDQDITLVLAAEPLPDVLLAMHTAGGSRYEDPLNGWQHMTCGRLRTVEVPGNHLSLIGHPHVKHTADVIGRILDGRAVPSPAGVTT, encoded by the coding sequence ATGAACTTACCGGGCCGCATCGGGTCCCCCTCTTCCCCCTCTACCCTCTCTTCCCTCTCGTCCCCGGCTGCCGACCCGGGCACCGAGCTGCTCCCGCTGACCGCCTACCAGCGGGACGTGTGGGCCTCAGCCGTCCTGCACCCGGGCGACCCGCAGTTCAACTGCTGTGTGACCGAGCGCCTCACCGGCCCGGTGGACCGGCGCCTGCTGGTCGCGAGCGCCGACGCGGTGCTCTCCCGGCACGACACGTTCCGGTTGTGCTTCGACGAGCAGGACGGGACGCCTGTGCAGTGGGTCGGCACCGAGGCACCCACGGTGCGGCAGCTCGACCTGACAGGCGAGGAGGACCCGGCCGCGGCCTGCTCAGCGTGGCTGGAGGCCGACCTGCTGCGCGCGCTGCCGCTGCGGGAGGGGCCGCTGGTCCGGGCTACGCTGCTGGTGGAGGGGCCCGACACCGTCGTCCTGCGGTTGACGGCACACCATCTGGTCGCCGACGGCTGGACCTGCAACCGGCTAAGCCAGGAGATCTTCCAGGAGTACGCCCACCGCTGCGCCGGGGCCCCGGCGCCCGCCGCCGGCTCCGTCCCGGTCGCCGCCTTCGCGGCGGAGGAGGCACGCTACCGGGCCGGCGAGCGGTTCACCGACGACCTGGACCACCACCGCGCCGCGCTGGCGGACACCGGCACCGCGCTGTTCACCCGCCGGGCGCCGAGCGGTGCGCGGCGCCGGGGCATCGTGACGCTGCCGGTCGACAGTGCGCTGGTGCGGCGTGTCCGGGCCGCGGGTTACTCCCCCTTCGCGTATGTCACGGCCGTCCTCGGCGGACTGCTCACCCGGCTGCACGGCAGCGACGACGTCGTCCTCGGTATCCCGCTGCTGAACCGCGGCGGCTGGAAGGCGGCACCGTACGGCCAGCTCGCCAATACCCTGCCGCTGCCACTGCGGCGCCCCGGGGCCCGCCCGGTCGGTGAACTGGTGCGCGAGACCCGCGGGGCGATCCGGGAGCTGCAGCGGCACGAACGGCTCGCCCTCGGCGACCTGCTGACCGGTCTGGCCGCCGACGGCACAGGCGGCTCCCGGCACCTGTTCGACGTGACGCTGTCCTATCTGCGGTACCAGCGGCCCACCGTCATCGGCGGGGTGCGGCGCGAGACCGCCATGCGGGCCCCGGGATACGACCAGTCCGCGCTCAACGTCTACGTACGGGACTTCAGCGACGTGCCGGGCATGGAGATCGATCTGGTCTACGCGCTGGACGTGTTCGACGAGGACCTGCCGATCGGCTCGGTGGCCCGGCAACTGGAGCGGCTGCTCGCCGGCTGCCTGGACGACCCGGCGGCTGTGCTGTCCGCAGTGCCCGTGACCAGCGCGGCGGAACGGGAGGCCCTGCTCGCCCTGGGACGGGGTCCGGCCACCGGGGAGCGCGAACCCGGCACCCTGCACGGGCTCTTCGAGCGGCAGTGCGCCCGGCGGCCGCGGGCCCTGGCGGTCACGGACGCGGCCACCGGCCACTCGCTCACCTATGCCGCGCTGGAGCGCCGCGCCAACCGTGTGGCCCGGGGCCTGCGCGCGGCCGGCGTCGGCGACGGGGACCGGGTGGTGGTGGCGCTGCGCCGCGGGCCGGACCTCATGGCGGCGCTGTTCGGGGTGCTCAAGGCGGGAGCCGCGTACGTACCGGTGGATCCGGACTACCCCGCCGGGCGGATCAAACACATGCTCGACGACAGCCGGGCCGCCGCGGTGGTGCTGGACGACGCGGGCGCCGGGGCGCCGTGGGCCGCGGGGCTGCGGCACGCGCACCGGGTGGCCGACCTGGAAGCGGGGCAGGACGGCACCGCGCCCGTCACCGGCGCCGGGCCGGACTCCCTCGCCTACGTGATCTACACCTCCGGGTCGACCGGCCGGCCCAAGGGCGTGATGATCGAGCACCGGTCGGCCGTCAACCGCCTCACCTGGATGCAGCGGCTGTACCCGGTGGGCGCGGGTGACGTCCTGCTCCAGAAGACCCCGGTCTCCTTCGACGTGTCCGTGTGGGAGCTGTTCTGGTGGGCCGCCGAGGGGGCCCGGCTGGTGCTGCTGCCGCCCGGCGGCGAGAAGGACCCCCGGGAGGTGGCCCGCGCCGTACGCGACCACGGTGTCACCGTCCTGCACTTCGTCCCCTCCCTGCTCGGCCCCTTCCTCGACCTGGGTGCCCAGGGGGTGTCCTCGCTCCGGTACGTCTTTTGCAGCGGCGAGGCCCTGCCGCCCGGACACGTGGCACGCTTCGCGCGGACCTTCCGCACGGGCCCGGCCGGGCCGCCCCGCCTGGTGAACCTGTACGGGCCCACCGAGGCCGCGGTGGACGTCACGGCGTACGACTGCCCCGGTGACCCGGCGGCCGCCGTGCAACGGGTGCCCATCGGGCGGCCGGTGGACAACACCGTGCTGTACGTCCTGGACGCGCACGGCCGTCCGCAGCCCGCCGGTGTCCCGGGGGAGTTGTGCATCGGGGGCGTACAGGTCGCCCGGGGCTACCTCGGGCTGCCCCGGCTCACCGAGGAGCGCTTCACAGCCGACCCGTTCGTGCCCGGCGGCCGCATCTACCGCACCGGGGACATCGCCCGCTGGCTCGCCGACGGCACCCTGGAGTACCTCGGCCGTGCCGACGGCCAGGTCAAGATCCGGGGTCACCGGGTGGAGACCGGCGAGGTCGCCGCCGCGCTGCGGGAGCTGCCCGGGGTGCGCGACGCGGTGGTCACCGCCTCCGCCACCGGGGGCGGCGGCGACCGGCTGGCCGCCTACTACGTGGCCGGTGACGGCGATCCGGGGCCGGACCGGCTTCGCGCGGCGCTCCTCGCCCGGCTGCCGGCGTTCATGGTGCCCGCCCTGTGGTGCCGGATCGAGCGGGTGCCGCTCACCCCGAGCGGCAAGACCGATCTGCGGGCGCTGCCGGACCCGCGGGCCGTCGCGGGCCCAACCGGTGACACCGAGCCGGCGGATCCGGTGCAGGCCGCGCTCGCCCGTATCTGGGCGCAGGTCCTGGGGCTGGAGCGGGTCGGCGTGCACGACGACTTCTACGCCCTTGGCGGCGACTCGATCCGGCTGCTCACCGTCCGGGCCAGGGCCGAGCGGCAGGGGTTGCGCTTCCGCCTCGACGATCTCGTGGCCGCGCCGACCGTGGCGGCCCTCGCCGCCGTCACCGCCGTCGGCCCCCCGACCGGCGATGCCGAGCCGGGCGGGCCACGCCCCTTCGAGCTGGTTGCCGGCATCGACCGGGCGGCGCTCGGCGACGCCGAGGACGCCCACCCGCTCTCCCGGCTCCAGCTCGGCCTGATCTTCCACTCCCGCCGCCGGCCCGGTTCCGCCGTGTACAAGGACGTCTTCCGCTACGTGCTGCGGATGCCGTGGGACGAGGCGGCGTTCCGCGCCGTCACCGCGCGGCTGACCGCCCGGCATCCCGCCCTGCGCTCCACGTTCGCGCTCGCCCACGTGTCCGAGCCGCTGCAGGTGATACACCCGCAGGCGGCGGACATCGCGGACATCGTGGACCTGCGCGGCCGCCCCGACGCCGCGGCGGAGGCGGAGATCCTCCGGTACGTCGAGGAACGCCGCGTACACGACTACGACTTCGAGCGCGGCCCGCTCTGCTTCCTGCGCGCGTACGTGCGCACCGGCACGGTCGAACTCGTGCTGGGCTTCCACCACGCGCTGCTGGACGGCGCCAGCGTCGCCAATCTGCTGCGGGACCTGCTGCAGGACTACGCGCATGTCCTCGGGCTCGGCACCGGCCCGGTGCCCGGCGGCCCGCTGCCGTCCCCCACCGCGCACGTGTCCGCCGAACGGGCCGCCCTGGGCTCCCCGGAGAGCCGCGCCTACTGGCGGGGCGTCGTCACGGGCGCGTCCGCACCGCCGCTCGCCGGGACGCGCGCCCACCGACCGCCGGCCGCCGGGGAGCAGATCGTGTGCCACCGGGAGCTGCCGGCCGGCCTCACCGAGGCCTTGCGCGCCACCGCCCGCGCGCAGGGGACGCCGGTCAAGTCGGTGCTGCTGGCGGCGCACTGCCTGACCCTCGGTCTGTTCACGGGCGCCCCCGAGGTGCTCACCGGGCTGATCACGCACGGCCGTACCGGCGAGGACGGCGAGCAGGCCCTCGGCCTCTTCCTCAACACCGTGCCGCTGCGGCTGCCCACCACCGGCGCGGGCTGGTTCGACCTCGCGCGGGAGGCGCTGCGCCGGGAACGCGAGGGCTTCCCGCACCGTCACTACCCGCTCAGCGCCATTCAGGAGGAGCACCCCGGCAGCCCGCTGGAGACGGCGTTCAACTACGTCCACTTCCGGCAGCTCGCCGAGGTGCTGTCGCTTCCGGACGTCGATCTGCTGGAGTTCCGGACCTGGGAGGAGACCAACTTCGCCCTGCTGGTCAACGTGGTGCACGACCCGGTGGACGGGCGGATCGGCCTGCGCGTCGACTGCGACGGGCAGGTGTTCGCCCGGGACCAGGCCGAGCTGCTGGCCGACACCCTGGTCGCCGTGGTCCGCCGGATGGCCGAACACCCGCTTGAGCCGGCCGGATTCGACTTCCTCGCACCCCAGCCCGTCCGCCCCGAGCCGTCACCGGTGAACCCCGAGTGCGTCACGGACGTCTTCCTCCGCCGGGCCGCCCGCACCCCGCGGGCCGTCGCCCTCTTACACGGTGACGACGCCTGGAGCTACGCGCGGCTGGCCGATGCCGCGCGGGCCGTGGCGCACCGGTTGCGCGCCGAGGGGACACGCCGCGGTGACCGGATCGGGGTGGCCATGGACCGGGGCCCGCACACGATCGCCGTGGCCCTCGGTGTCCTGCTCGCCGGGGCCGCCGTCGTCCCGCTGGACCCGGCCTGTCCCCCGGCCCGGCTGGCCGCGATGGCCGCCACCGCCCGGCCCCGCCGCATCGTCGCCGACGCTCGCCACGCCCACCTGGTGGCGGACTGCGCGCCGCTGCTGTCCCCCGCGGCCCTGACCGCGCCGGGAGCCCCTGACCCGGGCGCGGACGGACTGCCGGGCCCCGCGCCGCTGGACACCGCGTACGTGCTGTTCACCTCCGGCTCGACCGGCGCCCCCAAGGGCGTGGCGATGCCGCACCGGGCGCTGGCGAACCTGATCCGGTGGCAGAACCGGGTGCCCAGCGGTGCCGTCGGCGGCCGTACCCTGCACTTGGCGCCGCTCGGCTTCGACGTCTCCTTCCAGGAGATCTTCTCCACCCTGTGCGGCGGCGGCACCCTGGTGCTGGCGGACGAGGACCACCGCCGCGACATGCCCGCGCTGCTGCGGCTGCTGGACGAGGCGGGCGTGGAGCGGGTGTTCCTGCCGTTCGTGGCGTTGCAGCAGATGGCGGAGGCGGCCGACGCGCTCGGCCTGGTGCCGGGGCGGCTGCGGGTGGTGGTCTCCTCGGGCGAGCAACTGCGGGTGACAGCCGCCCTGCGCCGGTTCCTCGCCGCCCTGCCCGGCGTCCTGCTGGAGAACCAGTACGGCCCGACCGAGTCGCACGTGGTCGCCCGCCACAGCATGACCGGCGACCCGGCCCGGTTCCCGGAGCTGCCGCCCGTGGGCCTCCCCGTGGACGGCGCACAGGTGCTGGTGCTGGACGCGCGGATGAGGCCGGTGCCCCCCGGTGTCCAGGGCGAGATCCACCTGGCCGGAGTCTGCCTCGCCCAGGGGTACGAGGGCCGCGCGGACCTGACCGCCGAGCGGTTCGTGGGCCATCCCTACGGCGCCCCCGGCGAGGTCCTCTACCGCACGGGCGACCTCGCGGTGGTACTGCCCGACGGGGACATCGTGTGCACCGGCAGGGCCGACAGCCAGGTCAAGATACGCGGTTACCGGGTCGAGCCGGCCGAGGTGGAGGCCGCGATGCTCGGCTGGGCGGCGGACCGGCCCGGCATCCGTGACGTGGCGGTCGTGCCGCGCCGGCGGGCCGGCGGCGAGACCGCCCTCGCCGGGTTCCTCGTCGGCGACCAGGACCGGACGGACACCGAGGAACTGCGCCGTCATCTGCGTACCGTGCTGCCGTCGCACCTGGTGCCCGCGTCCCTGAGCTGGGTAGCCGCGCTGCCGCTGACCCCGTCCGGGAAACGCGACGACCGGGCGCTGGCCGCCACCGCCCCCGCGCGGGACGTACGGCCGCGCGGCCCCAGGCCGGCTCCCGGCAGTCACGAGGCGGTCCTGGCGGACACCCTGGCCGATCTGCTGGGGCTGCCCGCCGACGCGATCGGTGTCGACGACGACCTCTTCGACCTGGGCGGCACCTCGCTGACCGCGATGCGGCTGATGGTGACCATCGAGCAGCGCTTCCACGTCACCGTCCCGCTGTCCGAGTTCATCGCCGCCCCCACCGTCGCCGGGCTGGCGCGGCGGCTGCGGAGCCGGACCGCCGTGGCCACCTTCGACCCGCTGGTGCCCATCCGCCCCGCAGGGGACGGCCGCCCGCTGTTCATGGTGCATCCCATGGGGGGCAACGTCCTGTGCTACGTGCAGCTCGCCCGCCACCTGCCCGCGGGCCGGCCGCTGTACGCGTTGCAGGCGGCGGGTGCCGTTCCCGGCTCCGAACCCCGCCGCTCGGTGCCCGAGCTGGCCGCCGATTACATCGCCGCGCTGCGACGCGTGCAGCCGCACGGCCCCTACACGATCGGCGGCTGGTCCTTCGGCGGTTTCGTGGCCTTCGAGATGGCGATCCAGCTCGCCCGCGCCGGTGAGAAGGTCGCCGACCTGGTGCTGCTCGACACCACCGCGCTGGCCTCGGGACCGCGGGCCCGCAGCGACGAGAAGGCCCTCCTCGGCTGGTTCTTCTGGGAGTTGCTGTGGCTCGGCCGCGGCGGTGCGTCGCCGCTCGAGAAGATCCCGCCCGAACTGACCACGCTCGGCGAGAAGTTCGACTTCATCGCCGATTTCGCCGTGCGCACCGGGGTGCTGCCCCCGGGCAGTCCGGGCGC
- a CDS encoding thioesterase II family protein, with amino-acid sequence MTSVPFVAGTPVPGNWFDPPKADRDAALVLFLLPHAGGGAAMFRDWLPLLPSDVAPRALTAPGREGRLAERPLQDWDALYGAVHDAVVAELDGRPYAVFGHCLGAHLAFRLTTRLTAEGLPAPVLLGVSGWSPRGFFRPTLADSTMPEAELLAHIRRLGSFPEEVQRDPAMLARVLPALRADLRVAATFADDGAQATCPLVSYGGDADPLMVEPDAMTHWADRTSHYLGHAWLPGGHFFPEEHADQIAPHFVRTLRTVHRP; translated from the coding sequence ATGACCTCCGTACCCTTCGTCGCCGGCACACCCGTCCCCGGAAACTGGTTCGACCCTCCGAAGGCCGACCGGGATGCCGCCCTCGTACTGTTCCTGCTGCCGCACGCGGGCGGGGGCGCGGCGATGTTCCGCGACTGGCTGCCGCTGTTGCCTTCCGACGTGGCGCCGCGCGCCCTCACCGCACCGGGCCGGGAGGGACGTCTGGCCGAGCGGCCGCTGCAGGACTGGGACGCCCTCTACGGGGCCGTGCACGACGCGGTCGTCGCCGAGTTGGACGGGCGGCCGTACGCCGTCTTCGGGCACTGCCTGGGGGCGCACCTCGCGTTCCGCCTCACCACACGCCTCACGGCCGAAGGACTGCCGGCGCCGGTGCTGCTCGGGGTGTCCGGCTGGTCGCCGCGCGGCTTCTTCCGGCCCACCCTGGCGGACAGCACCATGCCGGAGGCCGAACTGCTCGCCCACATCCGGCGCCTCGGCTCGTTCCCGGAAGAGGTCCAGCGGGACCCGGCGATGCTGGCCCGGGTACTGCCCGCGCTGCGGGCCGATCTGCGGGTCGCCGCGACCTTCGCCGACGACGGCGCCCAGGCCACCTGCCCGCTGGTCTCCTACGGCGGCGACGCCGATCCGCTGATGGTGGAGCCGGACGCCATGACGCACTGGGCCGACCGCACCTCCCATTACCTGGGGCACGCGTGGCTTCCGGGTGGCCACTTCTTCCCCGAGGAGCACGCCGACCAGATCGCGCCGCATTTCGTGCGCACGCTGCGCACCGTGCACCGCCCCTGA